One window from the genome of Variovorax sp. PAMC26660 encodes:
- the cysS gene encoding cysteine--tRNA ligase yields MPLALYDTWSRSVRPFAPLQPEHVGLYCCGPTVYDYAHIGNLRTYVFEDVLRRVLMLNGYQVRHVVNITDVGHLVSDADEGEDKMEKGSRRTGQSAWAIAAHYTEAFQADWRALNLLEPTAWPRATDHIPEQLEFIAALQRNGYTYQTSDGVYFDTTRQDDYGHLARLDRAGLRAGTRVAMGEKRDACDFALWKFSPTGSQRQMEWDSPWGRGFPGWHIECSAMSAKYLGPWFDIHCGGEDHVGVHHSNEIAQTQACHGTRLANFWMHGHFLTLDDKKMTKADGDFMRLQTLVDQGIDPLAYRYLYLTAHYRSTLRFTEEAIHAAQSALDRLRKAYASWPVGGTAHEDFASRFNAEVNQDLNVPRALALLWELVRSDVPAATRRATVDHFDTVLGLRLADWQAQEQEVPANIAALLASRQAARAARNWTEADRLRDALRDQGWQVEDSADGQRVARW; encoded by the coding sequence ATGCCCTTGGCCCTGTACGACACCTGGTCGCGCTCCGTACGCCCCTTCGCCCCTTTGCAGCCCGAGCACGTGGGCCTGTACTGCTGCGGACCGACGGTGTACGACTACGCGCACATCGGCAACCTGCGAACCTACGTGTTCGAGGACGTGCTGCGCCGCGTGCTGATGCTCAACGGCTACCAGGTGCGGCATGTGGTCAACATCACCGACGTCGGGCACCTGGTCTCGGATGCCGACGAAGGCGAAGACAAGATGGAGAAAGGCAGCCGGCGCACCGGGCAATCCGCCTGGGCCATCGCCGCGCACTACACCGAGGCCTTTCAGGCCGACTGGCGGGCGCTGAACCTGCTGGAGCCCACAGCGTGGCCGCGTGCCACCGACCACATCCCCGAGCAGTTGGAATTCATCGCCGCCTTGCAGCGCAACGGCTACACCTACCAGACCTCCGATGGCGTGTATTTCGACACGACCCGGCAGGACGACTACGGCCATCTGGCGCGCCTCGATCGTGCGGGCCTGCGCGCCGGAACGCGTGTTGCGATGGGCGAGAAGCGCGACGCCTGCGACTTCGCGCTCTGGAAATTCAGTCCGACCGGCTCCCAGCGACAGATGGAATGGGACAGCCCCTGGGGCCGGGGCTTTCCCGGCTGGCACATCGAATGCTCGGCCATGTCGGCCAAGTACCTGGGCCCGTGGTTCGACATCCATTGCGGCGGCGAAGACCACGTCGGCGTGCATCACAGCAACGAAATTGCGCAGACGCAGGCGTGCCACGGCACACGGCTCGCGAACTTCTGGATGCACGGCCACTTCCTCACGCTGGACGACAAGAAGATGACCAAGGCGGACGGTGATTTCATGCGCCTGCAGACCCTGGTCGATCAAGGCATCGATCCGTTGGCCTACCGGTACCTGTACCTCACCGCGCACTATCGAAGCACGCTGCGCTTCACTGAAGAGGCGATCCATGCGGCGCAGTCTGCGCTGGACCGGCTGCGCAAGGCGTATGCGAGCTGGCCTGTGGGCGGTACGGCACATGAGGACTTTGCGAGTCGCTTCAACGCCGAGGTCAACCAGGACCTCAATGTGCCGCGCGCACTGGCGCTGTTGTGGGAGCTGGTCCGAAGCGATGTACCTGCAGCGACCCGACGGGCCACTGTTGACCACTTCGACACGGTACTGGGACTGCGACTGGCCGATTGGCAGGCGCAGGAACAGGAGGTGCCAGCGAACATCGCCGCCCTGCTCGCATCACGTCAAGCGGCACGGGCAGCCAGGAACTGGACGGAAGCCGATCGACTTCGGGATGCACTGCGCGATCAGGGCTGGCAAGTCGAGGACAGCGCGGACGGGCAGCGAGTGGCGCGTTGGTGA
- a CDS encoding heavy metal translocating P-type ATPase: MTNQNALTRPAPHTHSHPHPHGDDHGHDHAHEHPPAKADAHAHAHAEDACCGGASHGPIPLASPEPADVPKGALLFRIPTMDCAVEESDIRRALEPIAGVKALRFRLGERTMAITTDEGVLPEALAAIRKAGFKPEPLNAAGGPASGSQAAPAPAQIAGMSAGLVRLIAALVLAIAAESISFLALDGLGFKAAEVILALGAIGLAGLDTYKKGFAALVRGRLNINALMAVAVTGAFVIGQWPEAAMVMALYAIAELIEARAVDRARNAIQSLLALAPEQAEVKQADGTWQTVMANAVELNAIARIRPGERVPLDGIVTAGISAIDQAPVTGESIPVDKTIGDPVFAGTINQTAALEFRVTAVAANTTLARIIHAVEEAQGSRAPTQRFVDKFAAIYTPTVFVLALAVAVLTPLFMDWTWMQAIYKALVLLVIACPCALVISTPVTVVSALAAAARRGILIKGGTYLEEARKLKAVALDKTGTITEGKPKLVESVLIDTSGNEAVVYAIAASIAGRSDHPVSKAIVQGLKGQQEEVADFTALPGRGVQGTLAGQSYVLGNHRLIEERGLCTPALEAELKRHEEAGRTVTLLASGQAVLALFAVADTIKESSQAAVAELRALGVVPVMLTGDNAATAKTIGAHAGIDDVRGNLLPEEKLGAIKAMQERYGAVAMTGDGINDAPALAQADIGFAMGGAGTDTAMEAADVVIMNDDLRRIPETIRLSRRAHAVLWQNITLALGIKGVFFVLAVFGSATMWMAVFADMGASLLVVANGLRLMRAPRQSDR; the protein is encoded by the coding sequence ATGACGAACCAGAACGCTTTGACCCGGCCCGCGCCGCACACGCATTCGCACCCCCATCCGCATGGCGATGACCACGGTCATGACCATGCGCACGAGCATCCGCCCGCAAAGGCCGATGCCCACGCGCACGCCCATGCCGAGGATGCCTGCTGCGGCGGCGCCAGCCATGGCCCGATCCCGCTGGCGTCGCCCGAGCCGGCCGATGTGCCCAAGGGCGCCTTGCTCTTTCGCATTCCCACCATGGATTGCGCCGTGGAAGAGTCGGACATCCGCCGCGCGCTGGAGCCCATCGCGGGTGTCAAGGCGCTGCGCTTTCGGCTCGGCGAACGCACGATGGCCATCACGACCGATGAAGGTGTGCTGCCCGAAGCACTCGCCGCCATCCGCAAGGCCGGCTTCAAGCCCGAGCCGCTGAACGCAGCGGGTGGCCCCGCCTCCGGTTCGCAGGCCGCGCCCGCGCCCGCGCAAATTGCCGGCATGAGCGCCGGCCTCGTGCGCCTGATCGCTGCGCTGGTTTTGGCCATTGCGGCCGAGTCGATCTCGTTCCTGGCGCTCGACGGCCTCGGCTTCAAGGCGGCCGAGGTGATCCTTGCGCTGGGCGCCATCGGCCTTGCCGGCCTCGATACCTACAAGAAGGGCTTCGCCGCACTCGTGCGCGGTCGCCTGAACATCAATGCGCTGATGGCCGTGGCCGTCACGGGCGCTTTCGTCATCGGCCAGTGGCCCGAAGCCGCAATGGTGATGGCGCTCTACGCGATTGCCGAGCTGATCGAGGCCCGCGCCGTCGACCGTGCGCGCAACGCCATCCAGAGCCTGCTGGCGCTCGCGCCCGAACAGGCCGAGGTGAAGCAGGCCGACGGCACCTGGCAGACCGTGATGGCCAACGCGGTGGAGCTGAACGCCATCGCGCGCATCCGCCCCGGCGAACGCGTGCCGCTGGACGGCATCGTCACCGCCGGCATCAGTGCCATCGACCAGGCGCCGGTCACCGGCGAGAGCATTCCGGTCGACAAGACCATCGGCGACCCGGTGTTCGCGGGCACCATCAACCAGACCGCCGCGCTGGAATTCCGCGTGACGGCCGTGGCCGCCAACACCACGCTCGCACGCATCATCCACGCCGTCGAAGAAGCCCAGGGCTCGCGCGCGCCGACCCAACGCTTCGTCGACAAGTTCGCCGCCATCTACACGCCCACCGTCTTCGTGCTGGCGCTGGCGGTGGCTGTGCTCACGCCGCTGTTCATGGACTGGACGTGGATGCAGGCCATCTACAAGGCGCTGGTGCTGCTGGTCATCGCATGCCCCTGCGCGCTGGTGATCTCCACGCCCGTCACCGTGGTGAGCGCACTGGCTGCGGCCGCGCGGCGCGGCATCCTGATCAAGGGCGGCACCTACCTCGAAGAAGCGCGCAAGCTCAAGGCGGTTGCGCTCGACAAGACGGGCACCATCACCGAAGGCAAGCCCAAGCTGGTCGAGTCCGTGCTGATCGACACCTCGGGCAACGAGGCCGTGGTGTACGCCATCGCCGCCAGCATTGCGGGCCGCTCGGACCATCCGGTGTCGAAGGCCATCGTCCAGGGGCTGAAGGGCCAGCAGGAAGAGGTCGCCGATTTCACCGCGCTGCCCGGCCGCGGCGTGCAGGGCACGCTGGCGGGCCAGTCCTATGTGTTGGGCAACCACCGGCTGATCGAAGAGCGGGGCCTGTGCACGCCGGCGCTCGAAGCCGAACTCAAGCGCCATGAAGAAGCGGGCCGCACCGTCACGCTGCTGGCATCTGGCCAGGCCGTGCTTGCGCTGTTCGCCGTGGCCGACACCATCAAGGAATCGTCGCAGGCTGCGGTGGCTGAGTTGCGGGCCCTCGGCGTCGTGCCCGTGATGCTCACCGGCGACAACGCTGCGACGGCCAAGACCATCGGCGCCCACGCCGGCATCGACGACGTGCGCGGCAATCTGCTGCCCGAGGAAAAGCTGGGCGCCATCAAGGCCATGCAAGAGCGCTACGGCGCCGTTGCGATGACCGGCGACGGCATCAACGACGCACCGGCGCTGGCGCAGGCCGACATCGGTTTCGCCATGGGTGGTGCGGGCACCGACACGGCCATGGAAGCGGCCGACGTGGTCATCATGAACGACGACCTGCGCCGCATTCCAGAGACGATCCGCCTGTCGCGCCGCGCACATGCGGTGCTGTGGCAGAACATCACGCTGGCACTCGGCATCAAGGGCGTGTTCTTCGTGCTTGCGGTGTTCGGCAGCGCGACCATGTGGATGGCGGTGTTCGCTGACATGGGGGCGAGCCTGCTGGTGGTGGCGAACGGTTTGCGGTTGATGCGCGCACCCCGGCAATCAGACCGCTGA
- a CDS encoding heavy metal sensor histidine kinase has protein sequence MSPRPHSIQSRLSLWFAAQTLFGLSVICLAIYLVTAWNFGQKQEDELDHKALLVQHLLQEAEKGGDLVFLRHKLNDFFSMQDDVSLSISHAGRELFQSTPAPGGRWMRRDLQVPWHQGDKTTQLSVQIGVNMAQEARLLERLAWTLLGAVVLGTALVSLTGMWLVRRGLRPLKALAERTAAMAPDKANRPIDAMAFAEELRPWITQFNALLLRVQRAYVQLESFNADVAHELRTPLANLLGSTELALTRPRSNEELQTVLASNLEEVGRLSGIVTDMLFLSQAERGAPMRTRAAASLAVQASDVIDFYDAMLEEAGLRAEVTGDAMADVDAALIRRALFNLLGNAIRFATPASAIRIEIAQDGEEFTIAVINRGEPIDPAALPRLFERFYRAAQARDGSTRHHGLGLSIVEAIARMHGGRVFAASHDGETRIGFTVRRGD, from the coding sequence ATGAGCCCGCGGCCGCATTCAATACAGAGCCGCCTCTCGCTCTGGTTCGCCGCGCAGACCCTGTTCGGGCTGAGCGTGATCTGCCTGGCGATCTACCTCGTCACGGCCTGGAACTTCGGCCAGAAGCAGGAAGACGAACTCGACCACAAGGCGCTGCTGGTGCAGCACCTGCTGCAAGAGGCAGAAAAAGGCGGCGACCTCGTCTTCCTGCGGCACAAGCTGAACGACTTCTTCTCGATGCAGGACGATGTGTCGCTGTCGATCTCGCATGCGGGCCGGGAGCTTTTTCAATCGACACCCGCCCCCGGTGGCCGCTGGATGCGGCGCGACCTGCAAGTGCCCTGGCACCAGGGCGACAAGACCACGCAGTTGTCAGTGCAGATCGGCGTGAACATGGCGCAAGAGGCGCGGTTGCTCGAACGCCTGGCGTGGACGCTGCTGGGCGCCGTCGTGCTGGGCACGGCGCTGGTCTCGCTCACGGGCATGTGGCTGGTGCGGCGTGGCCTGCGCCCGCTGAAGGCGCTGGCCGAACGCACTGCGGCGATGGCACCCGACAAGGCCAACCGGCCCATCGATGCGATGGCTTTTGCGGAAGAACTTCGCCCCTGGATCACGCAGTTCAACGCGCTGCTGCTGCGCGTGCAGCGTGCTTACGTGCAGCTCGAATCCTTCAACGCCGACGTGGCGCACGAGCTGCGCACGCCGCTGGCCAATCTGCTGGGCTCCACCGAACTCGCGCTCACGCGCCCGCGCAGCAACGAGGAGCTGCAGACCGTGCTGGCCTCGAACCTCGAAGAGGTCGGCCGGCTCTCGGGCATCGTCACCGACATGCTGTTCCTGTCGCAGGCCGAGCGCGGCGCACCGATGCGCACGCGGGCGGCGGCGAGCCTGGCCGTGCAGGCCAGCGACGTGATCGACTTCTACGACGCCATGCTCGAAGAAGCCGGCCTGCGCGCCGAGGTGACAGGCGATGCCATGGCCGATGTGGATGCCGCGCTGATACGGCGCGCCCTCTTCAACCTGCTGGGCAATGCGATCCGCTTTGCGACGCCGGCCTCGGCCATCCGCATCGAGATTGCCCAGGACGGCGAAGAATTCACCATCGCCGTCATCAACCGTGGCGAGCCAATCGACCCCGCTGCGCTGCCACGCCTGTTCGAGCGCTTCTACCGCGCCGCGCAGGCCCGGGACGGTTCGACCCGGCACCATGGCCTGGGGCTGTCGATCGTGGAGGCCATCGCGCGCATGCATGGCGGGCGCGTATTCGCGGCCAGCCACGACGGCGAAACGCGCATCGGGTTCACGGTGCGGCGCGGCGACTGA
- a CDS encoding winged helix-turn-helix transcriptional regulator, with protein sequence MEDEEIAAPQAAPVASRRPVMRLLEQLGRKGTLRILWELRDGLPQSFRALRVSTDDMSPSVLNDRLKELRAAGVVALADAGYQLTESGAELVKRLTPLNQWANRWLQEAGPN encoded by the coding sequence ATGGAAGACGAAGAAATTGCCGCCCCGCAGGCCGCGCCCGTGGCGTCGCGGCGCCCTGTCATGCGGCTGCTGGAGCAACTGGGCCGCAAGGGCACCCTGCGCATCCTGTGGGAGCTGCGCGACGGCCTGCCGCAGAGCTTCAGGGCGCTGCGTGTCAGCACCGACGACATGTCGCCTTCGGTGCTGAACGACCGGCTCAAGGAACTGCGCGCGGCAGGTGTCGTCGCGTTGGCCGACGCGGGCTACCAGCTCACCGAGTCTGGCGCCGAGCTGGTCAAGCGCCTGACGCCGCTGAACCAGTGGGCCAACCGATGGCTGCAGGAAGCCGGGCCGAACTAA
- a CDS encoding cation:proton antiporter: MSATSLLLQLIVILTTARVCGWVLRHVGQPSVVGEMAAGLMLGPVVMGALFPSLHAQLFSKESLQGLSSLSTLGLVLFMFVVGLELRSTKSMREQLRSAGYVGVLSVVVPLALGIAISPALYPALAPKGVGFWPFALFMAAALSITAFPVMARILKDRGMTRTPFGQLSLGAAAVVDVFAWILLAFVVALVGAGEGYSGLLKTTVGMAVVLCALFFGLKPAFAWLLRVKAPDGEPSTTVMASLMIGLLLCALVTEWLHLHAVFGAFLFGACLPRDDRLLKSLTERIEPISIVVLMPLFFALAGLGTTSNAFTGASMGAMLLIVGVASVGKIVGGAVGARMAGYGWRDSLATGSLMNARGLMELIVMKIGLDAGLIGPELFTMLLVMALVTTAMTGPLINLFIGRKAPMADAADAAAGIAGEARTPAKP, encoded by the coding sequence ATGTCCGCCACGTCCCTGCTGCTTCAACTGATCGTCATTCTCACGACCGCGCGCGTCTGCGGCTGGGTCCTGCGCCATGTGGGGCAGCCCTCGGTGGTGGGTGAAATGGCGGCGGGCCTGATGCTGGGGCCGGTGGTCATGGGGGCGCTGTTTCCCTCGCTGCATGCGCAGCTGTTCTCGAAGGAATCGCTGCAGGGGCTGTCCTCGCTCTCGACGCTGGGACTGGTGCTGTTCATGTTCGTGGTCGGGCTGGAGTTGCGTTCCACGAAAAGCATGCGCGAGCAGTTGCGCTCCGCCGGCTATGTGGGCGTGCTGAGCGTGGTCGTGCCGCTGGCGCTGGGCATCGCGATCTCGCCGGCGCTGTACCCGGCGCTCGCGCCCAAGGGCGTCGGTTTCTGGCCGTTCGCGCTGTTCATGGCGGCCGCGTTGTCGATCACGGCCTTTCCGGTGATGGCGCGCATCCTGAAAGACCGCGGCATGACGCGCACGCCCTTCGGCCAGTTGTCGCTCGGCGCGGCAGCGGTGGTCGACGTGTTCGCCTGGATCCTGCTGGCCTTCGTGGTCGCATTGGTCGGTGCGGGCGAGGGCTACAGCGGCCTGCTCAAGACCACGGTGGGCATGGCGGTGGTGCTGTGCGCACTGTTCTTCGGGCTCAAGCCGGCCTTCGCCTGGCTGCTGCGCGTGAAGGCGCCCGATGGCGAGCCTTCGACCACGGTGATGGCGTCGCTGATGATCGGCCTGCTGCTGTGCGCGCTGGTCACCGAATGGCTGCACCTGCATGCGGTGTTCGGTGCCTTCCTGTTCGGTGCCTGCCTGCCGCGCGACGACCGGCTGCTGAAGTCGCTGACCGAGCGCATCGAGCCTATTTCCATCGTCGTGCTGATGCCGTTGTTCTTCGCGCTGGCGGGGCTGGGCACCACGTCCAATGCTTTCACGGGCGCGAGCATGGGGGCGATGCTGCTGATCGTGGGTGTTGCCTCGGTCGGCAAGATCGTCGGGGGCGCGGTCGGCGCCCGCATGGCGGGCTATGGCTGGCGCGACAGCCTGGCCACCGGCTCACTGATGAATGCGCGCGGCCTCATGGAACTCATCGTGATGAAGATCGGGCTCGATGCCGGCCTGATCGGCCCCGAGCTGTTCACGATGCTGCTGGTGATGGCGCTGGTGACCACCGCGATGACGGGACCGCTGATCAACCTGTTCATCGGCCGCAAGGCGCCGATGGCCGATGCAGCCGATGCCGCCGCCGGCATCGCGGGCGAAGCCCGCACCCCCGCCAAGCCGTGA
- a CDS encoding heavy metal response regulator transcription factor: MRILVIEDEPKLGDYLKKGLEENGYVVDIARDGIEGRYLATEGDYALVLLDVMLPGIDGFAVLQAIRRTKNVPVLVLTARDKVEDRVQGLQQGADDYLVKPFSFSELLARVQALLRRGKPQESTVLRLADLELDLASRKCFRNRVRLDLTAKEFTLLVVLLRRRGQILSRTTLAEQVWDMNFDSDTNVVEVAIRRLRSKLDDPFEVKLLHTVRGMGYVLEDRSWA; this comes from the coding sequence ATGCGAATTCTTGTCATCGAAGACGAGCCCAAACTGGGCGATTACCTGAAAAAGGGGCTCGAAGAGAACGGTTACGTGGTCGATATAGCCCGCGACGGCATCGAGGGGAGATACCTCGCCACCGAAGGCGACTACGCACTCGTTCTGCTCGATGTGATGCTTCCAGGCATCGACGGCTTTGCCGTCCTGCAGGCCATACGGCGCACGAAGAACGTGCCGGTTCTGGTTCTCACCGCTCGCGACAAGGTCGAAGACCGCGTGCAGGGGCTGCAGCAAGGCGCCGACGACTACCTCGTCAAACCCTTCTCCTTTTCCGAACTGCTGGCCCGCGTGCAGGCGCTGCTTCGGCGCGGCAAGCCGCAGGAATCCACCGTGCTGCGGCTGGCCGACCTGGAGCTGGACCTTGCCAGCCGCAAGTGCTTTCGCAACCGCGTGCGGCTGGACCTCACGGCCAAGGAATTCACGCTGCTGGTGGTGCTGTTGCGCCGGCGCGGCCAGATCCTGTCGCGTACCACGCTGGCCGAGCAGGTGTGGGACATGAACTTCGACAGCGACACCAACGTGGTCGAAGTGGCCATCCGCCGTCTGCGCAGCAAGCTCGACGACCCGTTCGAGGTCAAGCTGCTGCACACCGTGCGCGGCATGGGCTACGTGCTGGAAGACCGATCCTGGGCATGA
- a CDS encoding carboxymuconolactone decarboxylase family protein: MIHTAPKSLDPNRAPRIPPLAPPYPEPIGELLTRMTPPQAPEILALFRVMAVNPALAERTLDLGRYLLGRKAAINLREREIVILRVCARCGAEYEWGVHWTGFADAAGFNETDRRVMASADGDLSLLTPRDRLLVSMVDQLHDTSDVDDALWEALSGHWSHAQLIEL; the protein is encoded by the coding sequence GTGATCCACACCGCCCCGAAAAGCCTGGACCCGAACCGCGCACCACGAATCCCACCGCTCGCACCGCCCTACCCCGAGCCCATCGGCGAACTGCTGACGCGCATGACGCCGCCGCAGGCGCCCGAGATCCTGGCGCTGTTCCGCGTGATGGCCGTGAACCCGGCGCTCGCCGAACGCACGCTCGACCTGGGCCGCTACCTGCTGGGCCGCAAGGCGGCCATCAACCTGCGCGAACGCGAGATCGTCATCCTGCGGGTCTGCGCCCGCTGCGGCGCGGAGTACGAATGGGGTGTGCACTGGACCGGCTTTGCCGACGCTGCCGGCTTCAACGAGACCGACCGGCGAGTGATGGCCTCGGCCGACGGCGACCTCTCGTTGCTGACGCCGCGCGACCGGCTGCTGGTGTCGATGGTCGATCAGTTGCACGACACGAGCGATGTGGACGATGCCCTGTGGGAAGCACTGAGCGGGCACTGGAGCCACGCGCAGTTGATCGAGCTGTGA
- a CDS encoding efflux RND transporter periplasmic adaptor subunit — translation MNTEERKSLAGRVGKKQWIAILAVLVVGLGVGALILRTAPSKPEATGHSEAAGHGDGEHHEEGGKEGKEEGKDHDHSHGEAKGHDDKEHHEEAPAGKGAAADAPKAAEAAKESAGHKEDEETIAFTDAQIKAADMTIESAGPARIKSSLQLPGEIKFNEDRTAHVVPRVAGVVDSVSANLGQEVKRGQVLAVLSSPALSEQRSALQSAQRRLELARTTYEREKKLWEEKISPQQDYLQAQQVMQESQIAVANANQKLLALGATPGSSALGRYELRAPFDGMVVEKHISLGESVGEAVNVFTISDLSTVWAEISVAASNLNLVRIGEPVSIRSSAFDQTANGTVSYVGSLIGAQTRTATARVTLTNPQGIWRPGLFVNVELVASEAQAPVTVTADAVQTVEEKPTVFVKVPGGFLPQHVQTGRSDGKRIEIVSGLKPGTAYAASGSFVVKSQQGKSSATHTH, via the coding sequence ATGAACACAGAAGAACGTAAATCGCTCGCCGGGCGCGTCGGCAAGAAGCAGTGGATCGCCATCCTGGCGGTGCTTGTCGTGGGGCTCGGCGTCGGCGCATTGATCCTGCGCACCGCGCCCTCCAAGCCCGAGGCGACAGGCCATTCGGAAGCGGCCGGACACGGTGACGGCGAGCATCACGAAGAAGGCGGGAAGGAAGGCAAGGAAGAAGGCAAGGACCACGACCACAGCCACGGCGAGGCCAAGGGCCACGACGACAAGGAACACCACGAAGAGGCGCCTGCCGGAAAAGGCGCAGCAGCCGACGCACCGAAGGCCGCAGAGGCCGCGAAGGAATCCGCCGGGCACAAGGAAGACGAGGAAACGATCGCCTTCACCGACGCGCAGATCAAGGCGGCCGACATGACGATCGAGAGCGCCGGCCCCGCGCGCATCAAGTCGTCGCTGCAACTGCCCGGCGAGATCAAGTTCAACGAAGACCGTACGGCCCATGTGGTGCCGCGCGTGGCGGGTGTGGTCGACAGCGTGTCGGCCAACCTGGGGCAAGAGGTCAAGCGCGGCCAGGTGCTGGCCGTGCTGTCGAGCCCCGCGTTGTCGGAGCAACGCAGCGCACTGCAGTCGGCGCAGCGCCGGCTGGAACTGGCACGCACCACCTACGAACGCGAGAAGAAGCTGTGGGAAGAAAAAATCTCGCCGCAGCAGGACTACCTGCAGGCGCAGCAGGTCATGCAGGAATCGCAGATCGCCGTGGCCAATGCCAACCAGAAGCTGCTGGCACTGGGCGCTACGCCCGGCTCTTCGGCTCTCGGCCGCTACGAGCTGCGTGCACCCTTTGACGGCATGGTGGTCGAAAAGCACATCTCGCTTGGCGAATCGGTGGGCGAGGCCGTCAACGTTTTCACCATCTCCGACCTGTCGACCGTGTGGGCCGAGATCAGCGTGGCCGCCAGCAACCTGAACCTGGTGCGCATCGGCGAGCCGGTGAGCATCCGTTCCAGCGCCTTCGACCAGACGGCCAACGGCACGGTGTCGTACGTGGGCTCGCTGATCGGCGCGCAGACGCGCACCGCCACCGCGCGCGTCACGCTGACCAACCCGCAGGGCATCTGGCGCCCGGGCCTGTTCGTGAATGTCGAACTCGTGGCTTCTGAAGCGCAGGCGCCCGTCACCGTGACGGCGGATGCCGTGCAGACGGTGGAAGAAAAGCCCACGGTCTTCGTCAAGGTGCCCGGTGGCTTTTTGCCGCAGCACGTGCAGACCGGTCGCAGCGATGGCAAGCGCATCGAGATCGTGAGCGGCCTGAAGCCCGGCACGGCCTACGCAGCCAGCGGCAGCTTCGTCGTGAAGTCGCAGCAGGGCAAGAG
- a CDS encoding TolC family protein, producing MRTLFVPLAVLVMAVPPAYSQSQPPTAVGSQSYSSSSSRPAARTLEPAGPLNLHSAVSMVLQSNPSLSAAVREQEATEGAIVQAGAWPNPVLGVQLEDLRRDSRTTTVQLGQPIELGGKRAARVTAAERARDQAASALVARRSELRASTVTAFFEVLTAQERLRLAQDSLGLAQTATRAAANRVAAGKVSPLEETKARVAEAGTRVELLQAEGTLRSSRQLLAALWGNPHPRFTQVDGTVDQLPVVASSRDVEGRFFAAPVLRQARLEVERREALSSLERAKRVPDVTVSLGVKRVPASTESEGASASSSRRNQVVVGVSIPLPIFDTNRGNLAEALSREEKARDDLAAAELQLGADVAQAIERLRSARATAETLQRDALPGAETAYKAATKGFELGKFSFLEALDAQRTLFQVRAQYLVALADAYRASGDLDRLLGTEGDETSNATPPAR from the coding sequence ATGCGCACGCTCTTCGTGCCGCTGGCCGTTTTGGTCATGGCGGTACCCCCGGCCTATTCACAGTCACAGCCCCCGACTGCTGTCGGCTCCCAGTCTTACTCGTCATCATCATCCCGCCCGGCCGCCAGAACACTGGAGCCCGCGGGCCCGCTGAACCTGCACAGCGCCGTTTCGATGGTGCTGCAGTCCAACCCCAGCCTGTCGGCCGCCGTGCGCGAGCAGGAAGCCACCGAGGGCGCCATCGTCCAGGCCGGCGCATGGCCCAACCCGGTGCTGGGCGTCCAGCTGGAAGACCTGCGCCGAGACAGCCGCACCACCACTGTGCAGTTGGGCCAGCCCATCGAGCTGGGCGGCAAGCGGGCGGCCCGAGTGACGGCGGCGGAACGCGCACGCGACCAGGCCGCATCGGCGCTGGTCGCGCGCCGCTCCGAGCTGCGCGCCTCGACGGTCACCGCCTTCTTTGAAGTGCTCACGGCGCAAGAGCGCCTGCGGCTGGCGCAGGACTCCTTGGGCCTTGCGCAAACCGCCACCCGCGCCGCCGCCAACCGCGTGGCGGCCGGCAAGGTGTCGCCGCTGGAAGAAACCAAGGCGCGCGTGGCCGAGGCCGGCACGCGCGTCGAGCTGCTGCAGGCCGAAGGCACGCTGCGCTCGTCGCGCCAACTGCTGGCCGCGCTGTGGGGCAACCCCCATCCGCGCTTCACGCAGGTGGACGGCACGGTCGATCAACTGCCGGTGGTCGCCAGTTCGCGGGACGTGGAAGGCCGCTTCTTCGCCGCGCCCGTGCTGCGGCAGGCGCGGCTCGAAGTCGAGCGGCGCGAGGCGCTGTCGAGCCTGGAGCGTGCCAAGCGCGTGCCTGACGTCACCGTGTCGCTGGGCGTCAAGCGCGTGCCGGCCTCCACCGAAAGCGAAGGCGCCAGCGCCAGCAGCAGCCGCCGCAACCAGGTGGTCGTGGGCGTGTCGATTCCGCTGCCGATCTTCGACACCAACCGGGGCAACCTGGCCGAGGCCCTGAGCCGCGAGGAAAAGGCGCGCGACGACCTTGCCGCCGCCGAGCTGCAACTGGGCGCCGACGTGGCACAGGCCATCGAGCGCCTGCGCTCCGCCCGCGCCACCGCCGAGACCCTGCAGCGCGACGCGCTGCCCGGTGCCGAGACCGCCTACAAGGCGGCCACCAAGGGTTTCGAGCTGGGCAAGTTCAGCTTTCTCGAAGCGCTGGATGCGCAACGCACGCTGTTCCAGGTGCGCGCGCAGTACCTGGTCGCACTGGCCGACGCGTACCGCGCGTCCGGCGATCTCGACCGGCTGCTGGGCACCGAAGGCGACGAAACATCGAACGCGACGCCACCCGCGCGCTGA